A window from Corvus cornix cornix isolate S_Up_H32 chromosome 8, ASM73873v5, whole genome shotgun sequence encodes these proteins:
- the LRRC8D gene encoding volume-regulated anion channel subunit LRRC8D, producing the protein MFTLAEVASLNDIQPTYRILKPWWDVFMDYLAVVMLMVAIFAGTMQLTKDQVVCLPVLHSTVNSKVQPDTSGKADFTTVETTTGQEESSARTVSLGSAPTVTPDILLSRATSSQYQPTESGQELKKEQKDSSGRKTNLDFQQYVFINQMCYHLALPWYSKYFPYLVLIHTIILIVSSNFWFKYPKTCSKIEHFVSILGKCFESPWTTKALSETACEDSEENKQRLTGAQSLPKYVSTSSDEGSPSASTPMITKSGFKFSADKPMIEIPSVTILDKKDGEQAKALFEKVRKFRAHVEDSDLIYKLYVGQTVIKTVKFIFILCYTANFVNTISFEHICSPKVEHLIGYTRFECTHNMAYMLKKLLISYISLICVYGFICLYTLFWLFRIPLKEYSFEKVREESSFSDIPDVKNDFAFLLHMVDQYDQLYSKRFGVFLSEVSENKLRGISLNHEWTYEKLRQHVSRNAQDKQELHLFMLSGVPDAVFDLTDLDVLKLELIPEAKITAKISQMTNLQELHLYHCPAKVEQTAFSFLRDHLRCLHVKFTDVAEIPAWVYLLKTLRELYLIGNLNSENNKMIGLESLRELRHLKILHVKSNLTKIPPNITDVAPHLTKLVIHNDGTKLVVLNSLKKMTNVAELELQNCELERIPHAIFSLSNLQELDLKSNSIRTIEEIISFQHLKRLTCLKLWHNKIVSIPSSITHIKNLESLYLSNNKLETLPAAVFSLQKLRCLDVSYNSIAVIPVEIGLLQNLQHFHITGNKVDVLPKQLFKCVKLRTLSLGQNCITSIPDKVSQLLQLTYLELKGNCLDRLPAMLGQCQLLRKSGLIVEDHLFDTLPSEVKEVLNQDTSIPFANGI; encoded by the coding sequence ATGTTCACCCTTGCAGAAGTTGCATCACTCAATGACATCCAGCCAACTTACCGTATCTTGAAACCATGGTGGGATGTATTTATGGATTATCTTGCTGTTGTTATGTTAATGGTTGCCATTTTTGCTGGAACCATGCAGCTGACAAAAGACCAGGTGGTCTGCTTGCCAGTTCTGCACTCTACTGTAAATTCAAAAGTGCAGCCTGATACATCAGGGAAGGCCGACTTTACCACTGTTGAAACAACCACTGGTCAAGAAGAATCATCAGCGAGAACTGTTTCCTTGGGAAGTGCCCCTACTGTAACACCTGACATTCTTCTGAGCAGAGCTACCTCTTCTCAGTATCAACCCACTGAATCAGGCCAGGAGCTGAAGAAGGAGCAGAAAGATTCCTCGGGCCGTAAAACAAATTTGGATTTTCAGCAGTACGTATTTATTAACCAGATGTGCTATCATTTGGCTCTTCCTTGGTACTCCAAGTATTTTCCCTATCTTGTTCTCATCCATACTATCATTTTAATAGTCAGTAGTAATTTTTGGTTCAAGTATCCCAAGACTTGCTCAAAAATTGAGCATTTCGTGTCTATATTGGGGAAGTGCTTTGAGTCTCCTTGGACTACAAAAGCATTGTCTGAAACGGCATGTGAGGACTCTGAGGAGAACAAACAGAGGTTAACTGGTGCCCAGTCCCTGCCCAAGTATGTTTCCACTAGCAGTGATGAAGGAAGCCCAAGTGCTAGCACTCCCATGATAACCAAATCTGGCTTCAAATTTTCAGCTGACAAGCCAATGATTGAGATTCCCAGTGTCACGATTTTAgataagaaagatggagaacaAGCCAAAGCACTGTTTGAGAAAGTCCGTAAGTTCCGGGCTCACGTGGAAGACAGTGATCTGATTTATAAGCTCTATGTTGGCCAGACTGTCATCAAGACTGTCAAGTTCATATTTATTCTCTGCTATACTGCAAACTTTGTCAACACCATCAGTTTTGAACACATCTGCAGCCCAAAAGTGGAACACCTGATTGGCTACACACGGTTTGAATGTACACACAATATGGCTTATATGTTGAAGAAGCTGCTTATCAGCTACATTTCCCTCATTTGTGTCTATGGTTTTATCTGTCTCTACACGCTGTTCTGGCTGTTCCGAATACCTTTAAAAGAATACTCTTTTGAAAAGGTCCGAGAAGAGAGTAGCTTCAGCGATATCCCCGATGTCAAAAATGATTTTGCGTTTCTCTTGCACATGGTAGATCAGTATGACCAGCTGTATTCTAAGCGATTTGGTGTCTTTTTGTCAGAGGTAAGCGAGAACAAACTGCGCGGAATTAGTTTAAACCATGAGTGGACTTACGAGAAGCTTCGGCAGCACGTCTCCCGCAATGCCCAGGACAAGCAAGAGTTGCATCTCTTCATGCTGTCAGGGGTTCCTGATGCAGTGTTTGATTTGACAGATCTGGATGTGTTGAAACTGGAGCTCATTCCTGAAGCGAAAATTACAGCCAAAATTTCCCAGATGACGAATCTTCAGGAGCTTCATCTGTACCACTGCCCTGCGAAGGTCGAGCAGACTGCCTTTAGCTTCCTCCGAGACCACTTGAGATGCCTTCATGTGAAATTCACAGATGTTGCAGAAATTCCTGCGTGGGTGTATTTGCTCAAAACCCTCCGTGAATTGTATTTGATAGGCAACTTGaactctgaaaataataaaatgataGGGCTTGAATCTCTTAGAGAGTTGAGACACCTTAAAATTCTCCACGTGAAGAGCAATTTGACCAAAATTCCCCCCAATATCACAGATGTAGCACCACATCTAACAAAACTAGTCATTCATAATGATGGCACTAAGCTTGTGGTACTCAATAGCCTTAAGAAAATGACTAATGTTGCGGAGTTGGAACTGCAGAACTGTGAACTGGAGAGAATTCCCCATGCCATCTTCAGTCTCTCTAACTTACAGGAACTGGATTTAAAGTCAAATAGTATACGCACAATTGAAGAAATCATCAGTttccagcatttaaaaagaCTGACTTGTTTAAAGCTGTGGCACAATAAAATAGTCAGCATTCCTTCATCCATTACCCACATAAAAAATTTGGAGTCTCTTTATCTCTCCAATAACAAACTTGAAACCTTACCTGCCGCAGTGTTCAGTTTACAGAAACTTAGGTGTTTAGATGTAAGCTACAACTCAATTGCGGTGATTCCAGTGGAAATTGGTTTGCTTCAAAatcttcagcattttcacatCACAGGAAACAAAGTCGACGTTTTGCCAAAACAGTTGTTTAAATGTGTTAAATTGAGGACTTTGAGTCTGGGACAAAACTGCATTACCTCAATCCCAGATAAAGTAAGTCAGCTGTTGCAGCTGACTTACCTGGAACTGAAGGGAAACTGCTTGGACCGTCTGCCAGCTATGCTGGGGCAGTGTCAGCTTCTCAGGAAAAGCGGGCTCATAGTGGAAGATCACCTCTTTGACACTTTACCCTCAGAAGTTAAAGAGGTGTTGAATCAAGACACAAGCATTCCCTTTGCTAATGGGATTTAG